The sequence GCCGGTCCCGCCCCACCACCACGGCCTGCTCGCCCTGGGCCTGGATTTCGGTGCCGATCGCCTGGCCGAGGGCCTGAAACACCTCCACCGGCAGTTCCGCAAGCGGCGCCCTGAGGTCGCAGGGTTGGAAAACGCGCTTTGCGGGAACCTGGATGGTCGTCTCGGACACCTCCACATCCCCGGATCCGGTACTGTCCGCACTCACCTTCACAGCACCGGAATCGGTTCGGGTTTTTCGCTCGACCTCCCGACGTAACGCCTCGTCCTCCTCCTTGAGTTCCGCACGGTCCACAGGAGGCGACAAAAGCAGCAACCGGTCAATCAACGGTTGCAGTTCTTTCGCTTTGAGCGGATAAAATTCCTGCCTTCTCCCCAACCGCCAATCATCGAGGAAGCGCAGCAGCATGGCCACGTCCGCCTGCAACGACCGGCTGATCCGGCGCCATCCGAAATATCCAGTCAACACGATGACCGCCACTGCCGCCGCCCACAAGACCAGCGCGTAAACAGGCCCCGAATCCTTCCCAACCGGCCAATAGACGATCTCCCATTCCGTTCCTGGCACCTGAATCCTGCCCTCCGGCGTCATACCTTTGAGCGCAGCATCGCCACGAAACGCCAGCATCGCCTTGCCCTGCATCAGGGCGTAGGCGCCAGTGGGGGGCGGTGTCAGATCGCGCTGTAGCCATTTCGGGTCCAGCGCCACCAGCAGCACCGCCAGCGCCTGGTCGCCGCTGCGGATCGCGCGGGCGAGAGCCAAATGCCGCTGAGGGGAGCCGAGACCGTGCATCGCCAATGGCGGCGCGGCGCTCACGGCCCGTTGGGCCAGGTCCAGATCGGCGAAACTGAGCACGCCCTGGCCGACATCGGTGCCTACGGGAAGCAGACGCACCCACAAGGCGTCCGGGAGCATCCGTTGCAACCGGGCTTCGATGGCGTCCCAGGGCTGCCCGGCCAGCTCGGTTTCCCAGCGGGGATCGCGCGCCAGGGCATCGACCAGCTGCTGCGTCCCCTCGGCCCGGGCGCCGATCTGGGCGGCGACCGCCTTGGCGTAGGCGGCCCAGTGCGATGCCTGGTCTTCCTGGGCCTGACGCCAGGAGAAGAAATACACCCCGCCCACCGTCAGCGTCAGCGCCAGCACGGCGACGATGAGAAGGACAATCAACCAGCGTGCCAGACCCATGGTCAATGCCGCCCGGTATGCCCGAAACCGCCACTGCCCCGCCGGCTGGGCGTGAACTCGGTCACGGTTTCGAACGCCACCTGCACCACCGGCACGAACACCATCTGGGCGATGCGCTCTCCCACCTCGATGGTGAAAGGCTCGGAACCCCGATTCCAGCATGACACCATCACTTCGCCCTGATAGTCGGAATCGATCAGCCCCACGAGATTGCCGAGAACGATGCCGTGCCTGTGGCCGAGGCCGGAACGGGGCAGCAACACCGCCGCCAGGGAGGGATCGCCGATGTGAATGGCCAGGCCGGTGGGGATCAGGGTGGTTTCCCCGGGCGCCAGGGTCAGCGGCGCCTGCAGGCAGGCTCTCAGATCCAGTCCGGCCGCCCCCTCGGTGGCGTAGTGCGGCAGGGGAATCTCCCGGCCCAGACGGTCATCGAGAATCTTCAGTTCGATTTTCTTGTCCATAACGTTCGCCGATCAAGGTTATCAGTCGCCGGGC comes from Methylomarinovum tepidoasis and encodes:
- the dut gene encoding dUTP diphosphatase — translated: MDKKIELKILDDRLGREIPLPHYATEGAAGLDLRACLQAPLTLAPGETTLIPTGLAIHIGDPSLAAVLLPRSGLGHRHGIVLGNLVGLIDSDYQGEVMVSCWNRGSEPFTIEVGERIAQMVFVPVVQVAFETVTEFTPSRRGSGGFGHTGRH